CTTCTGATGCTTGTTTCATTCGTGGCTAAGATTTTTCTAAGCTCGTTTACGCGTGCTTCCACGACTCGGATTAGCATTGCTCTAAGTTGCTCCCTGTTGAAGTTTCTTTCAACTTTTTTAACTTCATTTGCTAGGTAAGCGTCCCCTATAGTTGTCCTGATCCAATTTTCAAAGTCCCCGCGTTTAGAGTGAAACTCCACAGATTTTAAATCTACTGTTTTAAGTTTTTGGCAGAAGTCAGCCAGGCTAGTAGCATAAACTCCAATATACTGGCCTAGGCCCGTAAAGAAGAAGAAACCATTATTGTCGGGAACACGCCTAAGAATCTTCAAGGCGGTATCCATATCAACAACCATAACCTCACCCATAAATGTTTTAGTAATGTCCCCCCTTTAAGCTTGCGCGCTAAAACAACTTTCAAGAAGGTGTTTATAGGCAGTTTCTTACATTTAATGATAACGGGGGGTGACGTTCAGCCTTAGGGAGAAGTTATTTTTATGGCTTGCGCCGGGCAGCTGGCCTCGCATGCTAGTATTGTATGCACTCTTTTTCTCTGTCGGGATCAGACTTCTTCTCAGATGTTGGATGCCCAGGGGTATCAGCCCAATCGTAGAGGCTTACGGACAAACTTCCATGCATGTGCCACATCCCGTGCAGGAATCCCAGTCCACCGCCACGTTTGTCCCATGGATGCCAAGCCTTGTTGGAGGCTCAAGGACCCCAAACTTGGTGGCCGTTATGTTCCCCCACAACTTGTCTATTCTTTTGAAAGTCTGGATCTATAGGCAAATTTCCACCCTCTGGTAGAAGAGTTAACAAGTTTTGCGATATTAGATTTGTTAAAAAAGTTTTTACAATGTATCTATACATACTTGATTTAGATGAGTCAATACTATTTCCCAAGTGGGATGAGGCCTGCTACGCTGGAAGAGAGATTAAGATTTTACAAGGAAGAGTTCAGGCTCGACAAGGTTGCGGAATGGTTTAAAGGCAGAAAAGATGTTGTGCGCTTTGCCGTAATTATTGGTAGACATACAAAGATCTATCCAAAAGAATACGCGGAAGACGCCTCCACAACAATAATTATAGACGAATACAAAAGCTTGGAAGATGTGAAAGGTTGGATAATAGAGTTTATCCCAGAAGCAGTATACTATGACAGGAACGTTTACGATGAAAAAGGGGATATAGTTGGGCAAGAACTTGCCTTTGACATCGATCCGGAAAACATCACCTGCCCGATACATGGAAGCCTTGATGATAAGATGCGCAGGAATCAAGGGCTAAGTTTCTGCGAACTTGAATTTCAGATGGTGAAAGATGAAACATTAAGGCTTTATGAGTATTTAGGGAGGCGGTTTTCTCGCGTAAAAATAGTCTATTCTGGCAGAGGTTTTCATATACATGTTTTTGATGATGATGCTTATAAGTTAGGCGTTACTGAGCGTGAAGCCTTAGCAAGGGATGTCAAGGCAAGGGGCTTTCACATAGACACATGGGTTACCACTGGTGATATGCGATTAATTCGCCTTCCATATAGCTTGAACGGCTTAGTATCTAGGATTGTGATTCCACTAGATAAAAGTGAGATGCAATCATTTGACCCAAGCAACGATCGAAGGTGTGTACCGAAATTTCTTGATATTCAGCTTAAAAGCTAGAAAGCCTTAACCTCCAGACGCAACGATGTTACTTTTCTTTACCTCTTTAGCCTTTTTCTCCTTTTTACGATAGTAGTAATACCTTTTCTTCTTTTCCTCTTCCCCTTTTTCTCCACTTCCCATAACTCTACCTCAAACTATTGTTTTTGTTAAATCCATAAAAATCTTTTTGCGAGAAAAGTTGTGCAAATAGTTACCTGAACATTCATTCCGTCTTGACCTTCACTCAGACAAGAATTTAAACTAAGAGAAAATATTAGAAATTGAGGCATCAGGTTGATAAGGATTAAAAGGGTTTACGATCAACCATCTGAAGAGGATGGGTACCGAATTCTGGTTGACAGGATCTGGCCGAGAGAAGTGTCAAAGGAAAAAGCTAAAGTCGACCTATGGTTAAGGGAAATTGCGCCAAGCAATAAGCTGCGAAAATGGTTTCGCCATGATCCTACAAGATGGGAAGAATTCAAAGAAAAGTACGTGGAAGAGCTGAAAAGTAAAGAAGATTTGCTTCGTAAAATTAAACAGATTGAAAGGGATCGGGGAACTATTACGCTTCTCTATGCAGCAAAGGATACGGAGCGTAACAATGCAATTATCTTAAAGAACGTAGTCAAAAATACATTGAATAGGCCTGCGTTCGAAATATGAAGGTTGCATGATGGACGTTTTAGACAAAAATGTGAGGGGGAACTAATGACTGCGCCTGATGCTATTGCGCTGTTCGGAATCGATTGTCATACCTCTGTTCAGGTTTTGTGACGATAGGCGTCATTGTTACAATCTTGCCCGGAATGTTGTTCACCATAACATCGTCGCCTACTCTGAAACTGCGGGTTGTAAAAACAAATACGCCTGAAAGAATGTTGCCTACAAAAGTTAATATAATTAAGCCTATCGTGATAGAGGCTATGGTTGCGCCAACTAGTAGACTTTCTGCTGGGATTCCGAGGGTATGAAGTACACCGAGAAATATCACTAGGACAGCTATGGCTCCAAGTAAAAATTGTTGAATTGTAGTGGCCTGGACCCCTATTTGTGTGATCATAAATGATTTTGCATGGTGTATAAAGAGCAAGATTACAAGCCAAAAGCTAATTATGATGATGATAACCTCTGTAACTGTTACCGACAAATATGTTTCTATATTTTTCTCAAGTAGATCACATTTCGAACAAATATATAAGTGAGTTTTGTCGGTAGTTGCTAATAGAGCATTTATAGTTTCAAACATCGTTCATTATTAACTTTTGAAAAGAGGAAAGCTGATGTTTGATTGCGAAAATTTGTTCAAAGCCAAAATAGTTGCTGAGTATCCTTAAAAAGACAGATGAGGCATTACACGCGCTTAGTAGCTATTACGGTGTTGATGTTCCACGTTTAAAAGTTGGAATGCCTAAGGGGCGTCATGGTAAAGTTGGATGTTATGTTTCAAAGACTAAAACCATTCATATAAGGGATCAAGAAAAACTTGAGATCCCTTTGTTATTCTTCACGAATTTTATCATCATCTCGGAACAACTGATGGAAAGCACAAGGGCGCGGAGAAGAATGCCAATAGATTTGCACGGGAATTTATTGAGGCATTTAAAAAATCCAGCGAACATCATTAATGATCTTAAAGTGTTCAGGCTTTATAGTCCGATGCTGTTGATTACGCTGCCTGAGTTGCCATCAATGACGAGGATTATCTTATTGCCCTTATGGTCGTATTGGGCAAACCATATTGGCGCATAAAGCAGTTCAGTTTCTGTAATATCCACATCTGTATGAAGCTGTTGGATCATATGATACTGCGCATGTGCCTTCTCTGATTGCAGTTGGTCTGCGAGAGTTTTCGCATAGTATTTTGCTGCCTCTTCGCCTACATCTCCGTTCAAGATTTTTACTCCCTTTGGAATTTTGGAAACATCAAAAAGCATTCTCTCATGCAAGTTGAATTGATAGCTCTTTGGCTGATATTCGTTAAATGCTTTGACAGCTACAATGGCCAAGTTGTAGTTATTATCCATTTGATAGGCTCTTTTTGCACATGCTTGGCTGGGTCCCATCATGGTGCCAAGCATTGCTCCTGCAAGAAGAGGGCCCGCTATGCCTACTCCACGTCTTCTGCCACTCATTGCTGATCCCATAACGCCGAAAAGAGCTGCTGTTGTGGCAATTTCTCCAGCTTGAACTGCTATGTCGCTAGCTATTATCGAGGTTCTTGCTGAAACTGAGACTATCCAATATGGAACAAAGCTTAAGTTCATTTCCTCCAGCCTTGATCCTTCGTAAAAGTGTCTATGCAGTAATCCCCTATCCATTAAGCTGCGAATTTCAGCAACCACCTTGTCTTGTTCTGCCAGCTTAAGCGGCAGCATTGTCTGTTTATGTATGCCTCTCCACCCTTCGCTTCCCAATATTACGGCAGTTCCGCAGTACTCACAGCTTATGACCATCTCACCGAATTTCGGCGTAATTGGAGCACCGCAGTGAGGGCATCTAAGCGACTTAGCTTCTAAAGAGGCGATAACAGGCGTTGATGGAGCCTGCGGCATAGGTGAAGCAGAAATTCTAGTTCCACACTTGATACAGAATATTGCATCATCTGGAAGTTGTGCACCACATTTAGGACAATACAAAGTCATCACGCTCACCTGTTAATAATAGAACCATTCCCTTATTACAACTACCTCTCAACTGCATATTTCTTAGAAAAATTAATCGCCCATTAATATAAAGTGAATGTTGACACTTTCAACACTGACAATTGTTACATTATTAAACTTCGCATGTCAACACTTTTAGAAGCTTTCATTTTTTCACTTTCCTTTTCTTTCGCTTCAACTTGTCGACGATGTCAACTTGTTCTGTAGGAAAATAATACGGAACAGTCAAATAGGAACTCGGGGGAACTCCACTCGATTTTTTCTTCGTTTTTCTTTTAGCCCTTTTCTTCATTATCCGTTCTCTGATTTCACGGTCTTTCACTTTTTGAATCAACTGATTGAGCTTGTTTACAAATTCTTCTGCGTGTTTCCTTTCAAGTGGGATTACGATATTCCGATGATATGGAAGGTTTATCGTTACTTTTCCAGCGTCGTCCATTTGCACAGAATCTATGTCGCTTAGGCGTATGTGTAATGGAACAAATATGCTTAGTAATCCGCCAAGCGTTTCTTTAAGAATTGGTTTGTTTTCAAGAGCCTCTTCTAGCTCACTCTTCAAACTTCCTTTCAAATCTACCCTTAGCAAATTCTCATAAAGTCTAACAGTAAAATGCGGATTCTCAACTTTTAAAACAAGAATTGCTTCTGACATAGCTTCATTCCTTCTAACGAGTACGCTAACCAATTGCGGTGGGCACTTTATATATCTTATCCGCGTAGCGTCATTTTGATGCCGACTAATCTGGATAATGCACAAACATCTTATAGAACACGCTCTTGATCAGGTCTACCAATAACAAGTAAGAAACAGTCAAGGCCACTAGGAACACGAAGAATGATGGCGGTGGGGTTACGAATCCAAAAATGTTACCTATTGGTGTAAATGGCAACAGCAGTGCAATGACGACGACGCTTAAACTGCTCAAGAGTAAAAGAGTGCTTGGTCTGCTCCTATAAAACGGTGTTTTTCTAGTTCTTATAATGAAAACAACTAATGTCTGAGTGCATAGAGATTCGATGAACCACGCTGTTTGGAATAACGGTTCCGTAGCTTTAAAAACATGTAACATTATAAAGAATGTCATAAAATCAAAGATGGAACTTACAGGTCCCAAGATAACCATAAATTTCCTTATAAAAGAAATGTCCCATTTTCTTGGCTTTTCAACAGCTTCTTGATCAACGTTATCGGTTGGTATTGTTAACTCGGACAAGTCATAAAGAAGGTTGTTTAACAGTATCTGTATAGCAAGCATGGGAAGAAAAGGCAAAAAGAGTGATGCAACTGCTACACTAAACATGTTGCCGAAATTTGAACTTGTCCCCATCATCACATACTTTAGGGTGTTATCAAAAGTTTTCCGTCCTTCTAGTACGCCATCATGTAGAACCTTTAACCTCTTCTCAAGAAGTATTATGTCCGCAGATTCTTTTGCAACATCAACTGCATTATCAACGGAAATCCCTACATCCGCCGTCTTCAAAGAAGGCGCATCGTTAATACCATCTCCAAGATAACCAACAACGTGACCATTATTCTTTAATGCACCTATTATCCTATCCTTTTGGGCAGGCGTAACCCTTGCAAAAATGTTTGCCTCTTCTACAACCCTCGCAAGAGCATCATCTTGCATATGAGCTATATCGCTTCCCAAAACAACTCCTTTAACTTCAAAGCCCAATTGTTCACAGGTTTTTCTTGTAACAAGCTCATTGTCGCCTGTCAGAATTTTCAATTCTATTCCTGCTTTTCTTAACAACTGTAGAGACTCTTTTGCGGTTTCCTTTGGCGGGTCAAGAAATGCCACAAAGCCTAAAAA
This sequence is a window from Candidatus Bathyarchaeia archaeon. Protein-coding genes within it:
- a CDS encoding DUF488 family protein encodes the protein MIRIKRVYDQPSEEDGYRILVDRIWPREVSKEKAKVDLWLREIAPSNKLRKWFRHDPTRWEEFKEKYVEELKSKEDLLRKIKQIERDRGTITLLYAAKDTERNNAIILKNVVKNTLNRPAFEI
- a CDS encoding DUF5752 family protein, whose translation is MGEVMVVDMDTALKILRRVPDNNGFFFFTGLGQYIGVYATSLADFCQKLKTVDLKSVEFHSKRGDFENWIRTTIGDAYLANEVKKVERNFNREQLRAMLIRVVEARVNELRKILATNETSIRRM
- a CDS encoding zinc-ribbon domain-containing protein encodes the protein MTLYCPKCGAQLPDDAIFCIKCGTRISASPMPQAPSTPVIASLEAKSLRCPHCGAPITPKFGEMVISCEYCGTAVILGSEGWRGIHKQTMLPLKLAEQDKVVAEIRSLMDRGLLHRHFYEGSRLEEMNLSFVPYWIVSVSARTSIIASDIAVQAGEIATTAALFGVMGSAMSGRRRGVGIAGPLLAGAMLGTMMGPSQACAKRAYQMDNNYNLAIVAVKAFNEYQPKSYQFNLHERMLFDVSKIPKGVKILNGDVGEEAAKYYAKTLADQLQSEKAHAQYHMIQQLHTDVDITETELLYAPIWFAQYDHKGNKIILVIDGNSGSVINSIGL
- a CDS encoding DNA primase translates to MSQYYFPSGMRPATLEERLRFYKEEFRLDKVAEWFKGRKDVVRFAVIIGRHTKIYPKEYAEDASTTIIIDEYKSLEDVKGWIIEFIPEAVYYDRNVYDEKGDIVGQELAFDIDPENITCPIHGSLDDKMRRNQGLSFCELEFQMVKDETLRLYEYLGRRFSRVKIVYSGRGFHIHVFDDDAYKLGVTEREALARDVKARGFHIDTWVTTGDMRLIRLPYSLNGLVSRIVIPLDKSEMQSFDPSNDRRCVPKFLDIQLKS
- a CDS encoding mechanosensitive ion channel, with the protein product MSVTVTEVIIIIISFWLVILLFIHHAKSFMITQIGVQATTIQQFLLGAIAVLVIFLGVLHTLGIPAESLLVGATIASITIGLIILTFVGNILSGVFVFTTRSFRVGDDVMVNNIPGKIVTMTPIVTKPEQRYDNRFRTAQ